Part of the Poecilia reticulata strain Guanapo linkage group LG2, Guppy_female_1.0+MT, whole genome shotgun sequence genome is shown below.
CTTCTGTAGGGAATccctgaacacacacagacgGGATCAGAACCGGCAACCCGACCTGGACGGGTCGACACCGCCCGACGCCAGAACCGGTCCTTCACCTCTGTCCGTGTACCAGCGCGGGTTCCCGATGAAATCCTTCACGTCGTCCACCAAGCGCTCGGCCACGCCGGCCTCCAGCACCACGGAGCTGAGGGGCCGGCGTCGCCGTGGAAACCCGAAGGGCCTCCACTCACCGCCCATGGCCGTGTACATGACGGTCCGTCCCTCCTCCTGCTTCAGCGCCAGCTCCCGCGCTGCACCACACCATCACAACACATTCAGCTCTGACTGGCGCCTCCAAAGTAAAAGCTAAGAAACTAAATTTATCCGAATAATTTCTTCATGAGTCGAAGGTTCGGATCCTTTTGACTGGATCTGAGCTCATttaaaggaaacaggaagttaaattctgtgtttttattaatgacCAAAACATCGACTACGACATAAATAACTTTCTGTTAGCCAAACGTCACATACACAAATGTTGCTTCTTTAAAACCATTCCTAACTTATACGGAGGAAGAAAGagctaaatttgttttatacaacgttatgttttataaaatgaaaaaaaagtgtcaaaacatttgaactttAATGCTGTATATACAATATGatttctcttgtttgtttttttttgttcatttttgtttttagttttttttctgaaagtgaTTAATTAGATTTGtattcaattaatcatcagaataactgttagattactaaaataatcattttcaacAGGCCTAATTAAAGGCTCAGGGTTTTCCTGTGTACCTTCCTGCAGGATGTTGAAGAAGATCTGCCGGTCTCTGCCCAGAGCGGTGAAGGTGATGGACTCCCACGGAGTCCCGGTCTGCAGATTCAGCATCTGCTTCTCCCTGGTCCGCTCCACCCGGATCCACTTCCTGCCGTACCTGGACACCAGGTGGACCACATCCAGCTGACTTCTTTATATCAAATACTGATTGTGCGTGTGTgcttatttgaaatgtattcatttatttgcacagtcattaacatttttgtaaatggGCCAGAATTGGTCAAAACCCTATTTTTCATCCGTTGTCTCTGGACCATACGGAATGTTTCttgctaaaaagaaataaagttataCAAAACAAGgtcaaaattatttaactacACGGGTGTCAATAAATTTTGTGTGACCGCATATTAAAACATTGCGGTTACACGAGCAACAATTCAGAAACATACCTTTCAAAATCGTTGCGCTTCTATAGTTGTTCTTACGGTCGCGCTTGCGTTCAAGGACACTGtataaaaatttttataaataatatattgtaGATAATATACTTAAATAGCTATTTGAATTAATAGATTTTACTACAATTAGTACACATCAACATACTATATGAACAAGATAGCTGCGAAGTCTCTAAAATGATGCGACGATTTACAATGATTAAATTAACGAGGTGTACTTGAAGGCAGCAAGCAGCCGTAAAAACCAGTTTAGATGCGCAACAAAGTTTAACTGAACGGAGCTGGAGGTTTTCCTCACCAGATGATGTGGTTCCCTGGACTCGGGTGGAAGTCGAACTGCGTGTGGACCCGTCCGCTCTCGTGTGCCATGTAGGAGGTTTCCACGCTGAGGTGCTGCGTGTGCGTGGCGTGCTTGGTGATCCAGCTCAGCAGCCAGTGGTAGCTCTTGTCCCTGCTGGGAACCTCCAGGGTGATCATGTAGTTCCTTCGGAAAAACACCATGCCCACCTGGGCTCCCTTTCTGGCCACGGCCAGCGCTGTCCCGACCCCGACCAGTCCGAACCCAGCACCGAAGTACGGGTTGTCCTTCAGGCCGTCCAGGAAGTCCGACAGCGGCATGATGCTGGTCCCGCGTCCCCTCCTAGAACCAGAGTTTTAACTCAATTGATGTAAAATCCACGGCAGCCCGAAGGATCCATGTGATGCAGCGACCTTTACTACACTTCCTGTGTTACCGGAAAAACATTCCGACTGTCCACCAATACCCATCATTGTATGTTCTGGTGTTCAGATAATCGTCactgaagttagcttccgatTCGAAGCTTCATTAAATGATTATTACGCCTTTGTATGTAATCGGGATTATCTTCAATTTCTAGTACAACACGTGGATTATTTAACGATTCCTTGTTATTTGTCAAACTTTTATTCcatttgtgaaaataacaaaGATAAATTTCActtcttattttaagtttttacgCCACTTTaactaaactttttaaacactttttgacTGGACTGAACCTGGTTGCAGATTATTCAGAACATTATTATTCTAATCTTTGCAGAATGTCTACTTActaagaaaacacaaaaagaaaatctcacgCAAAATACCTATTTTTATTCCCACTCAAATACCACTAtattatttgattaataaaaagtaatcAGTGTAAATGAATAAAGGTTAAATAGGCTGAAATtatattaagtaaataaatacattaaaatcaaTTTCACCCAGTCATACCCACAAACGTTAACTTATTATACTTATCTGTAGGGAACCTTTAGTTACTCATGTCAGGAGGAAGTTAGAACTGAACCTACTTTCAGattgcaaaacaaattaatttacgtTTATGTAATAATCAAATACGTAGTATGTAATCTTAGCCTGTTTTGTGGTGAAATCTAAgaacaccaaattaattataattttttaggcttaaaataaatttaaaaaaaagatttttatatcatatattatttttatatttaacgtTACTGAAGTGACAAatcggaagctaacttcagcaCCGCCTGATTAGCAGTTAGCTAACCGAGGCTAAGCTAGCGATAACGGTCGGTCTTTTCCGTTCTCTCAACATTAATGAGTAAATAAAGGCTCGCAGCAGGTCAGTCTGCGTGTAATCAGGGATTTTAACGAGTCCAGAAACGAGAGGAGGCGACGAGAACCGAAACCTGAATGTTGATCTTTTGTTTGTCAGGCGGACAGTGAGGGTGAGAGCTCAGGCAGGAGGTCTGGCTTCCGACTTATTTGACTATAAATCTGTTTATTACCTGTTGTTGCAGCAGCTCTGTTACCGTGACACAGATCTGCTGCCTCTTTACCAGCGGCTTGTAACTCATAGTGATGTAGaactgtgcaaaagtcttggTTTGACCTTCATTTTTTATATTCCAGAGggaaaactggagaaaaaaaagcaggaatttGTTCAAACATGCAACCAGAAAACTTCATATGGATCAATGAGACACGGCTTTATTTTGGAAGTTCATGACAGTTTGGGATTCCTTTCATGCTCAAATTTCAGCTGTTTCCTAGAAACCCCACACTGCTGGCTGAAAATGTGTGACCAAACCATGACACAGCCTCCACCTTGCTTTACTGATGATCGGCCCTTTACTGATGATCGGCCCTTTMCTGATGATCGGCCCTTTCCTGATGATCGGCCCTTTMCTGATGATCGGCCCTTTACTGATGATCGGccctttccttccttttgtctattattttttattttattttttgaatccCTACTCTTCTTGAGTCTCTGCTCCGAGGcaaatttccagttttcttctgATAACGTGGTTAAAAAGAGCATAACATTTCTCTGTCAATGATAAAAGGCTGAAGTAAACAAAACATCAGGGGATgtactgaaaataatttaaaaaatgtttaaaaagattcattttcaaaaagattcaaagatatttttccaaatttaggtTATTAATTTCAATTGTAAGGAAATCAGAATTTGTTGAagcttgttgtgtttttcaggcaTGATGGAGGCGGTGCAGCATGTCTGTGATAAATGTGGACAGAACGTCTCGGACACGTCCACGTCCGTCTCCCACCGCTGTCCAAAGCTGCCGGTCCGGACCGGTCCAGGTAAACACCAGAACAGCAGAGGCcggttcttcttcttcatcctgAAAACGTTGCGTCTCTGTAGGGAGCCGGAGCCGGTCACCAGCAGGGAAACAAGCggtgcagaaaaacagcccCGACACTTCAGCGCCACCTGCAGGTAAACCCCAGGTCACTCATGCTGAGCCTGGTTCTGCTGCATTTAAAGGAGTCGTTTCTCCCCACAGTCGCCACGTGCTTCCTGAGGAGTTGGGGTTGTTTGTTGAAGCGGATTTGTTCTTGTCCTCCAGCGTTCCTTTCTGAGGGGTCGGAGGACGTGTATCGTACCCACGCCTGCCCCAAATGTCGGCGCTGCTTCAAGATGCGCTCCCACCTGCAGGAGCACCTTCGGCTGCATTTCCCCGACCCGAACCTCCAGTGCCAAACCTGCGACCGTTTCTTCACCAGCCAGAGCAAGCTGCGCATACACCGCCTGCGGGAGGCCGGCGAGAAGGCCCACCGCTGCCACCTGTGTGATTATTCAGCCGTGGAGAGAAATGCCGTCCGGCGCCATGTGGCCAGCAGGCATCCAGAGGAGGCCGACAGCAGCCAGAGCTTCCTCTGTCCCGCCTGCAGTCAAAGCTTCCTCCACAGCCGGACCCTGAAGGCCCACATGAAGACACACAACATCCGGAGGGACGGGGCGCCGGTGGCCTGCTTCCAGGACGGCTGCTCCTTCCAGAGCTCCCAGAGCAAAGACCTGCTCAGACACGCCGCTGAGGAGCACGGGGTCAGGGCGGCGGCGTGTCGTCACCACGCCTGCAGCGCCGTCTTCAAATGCGACGCAGACATGGAGGATCACTACCGGACCCACCTGGCCTACCGCTGCTCAGACTGCAGCTTCTGCTGCTCCAATAAGAACGTCTTCCTGCAGCACCGGCGCCTCGGCCACACCGGCCTGCAGAAGCTCTGTTGTGACTTTTGCCCCTTTGTGACCTTTAACCCCGTGGAGTACGAGCAACACGTTGCGCGTCTGCACGCCAACGAGAAGATCCACCGCTGCTCCCAGTGCAGCTACGTCACGGCGCATAAACGTGGCCTGAAGCGACACGTCCTGGTGCACAGCGGTGAGGCTGCAGCCGGAAACCAGCTGAGACG
Proteins encoded:
- the bcs1l gene encoding mitochondrial chaperone BCS1, whose amino-acid sequence is MPLSDFLDGLKDNPYFGAGFGLVGVGTALAVARKGAQVGMVFFRRNYMITLEVPSRDKSYHWLLSWITKHATHTQHLSVETSYMAHESGRVHTQFDFHPSPGNHIIWYGRKWIRVERTREKQMLNLQTGTPWESITFTALGRDRQIFFNILQEARELALKQEEGRTVMYTAMGGEWRPFGFPRRRRPLSSVVLEAGVAERLVDDVKDFIGNPRWYTDRGIPYRRGYLLFGPPGCGKSSFITALAGELGYSICLMSLSDRTLSDDRLNHLLSVAPQQSIILLEDVDAAFVSRELLPTENPLAYQGMGRLTFSGLLNSLDGVASSEARIVFMTTNFIDRLDPALVRPGRVDLKQYIGHCTAWQLGQMFRRFYPDQPPSEGDRFAKLALAAHTEISAAQVQGHFLLHKMDPAGSIDNVAQIRG